From Anopheles darlingi chromosome 2, idAnoDarlMG_H_01, whole genome shotgun sequence, the proteins below share one genomic window:
- the LOC125948568 gene encoding src substrate cortactin isoform X2 — translation MWKSTAGRDIDAGQGAEDDDWETDPDFVNDVSEQEQRWGSKTIEGSGRSAAAIDMHQLRHETEQADAEKKRLEGPKASHGYGGKFGVEKDRMDKSAVGHEHIEKVEKHASQKDYASGFGGKFGVQKDRVDQSALGWDHVEKVDKHESQKDYKTGFGGKFGVQQDRQDKSAVGWDHLEAPQKHESQVDHKVGFGGKFGVQSDRKDKSALGWDHVEKPQLHESQLDHKIGFGGKFGVQNDRMDKSAVGFQEQDKIGTNYSKTKPDIGSAKPSNLRAKFENFAATAEEEARKAAEEQKRLREEKDRRDREEAAKRVNYSSESTEPKKPERKGPINTGRETGVSSAINNFNKPQAADTPDKTRDPIVLPKTDETRKFVQPDVIPTSEPIVPVANAAAPQEAVADPEPEPAPAPAAPIAEPSPVARTSYTATVVETTETEPTVPHTPQPVTSSQPEAEEVEEFVLSPDNPGIQAIALYDYQAAADDEISFDPDDKITHIEMIDEGWWRGWCNNKYGLFPANYVQLLQ, via the exons ATGTGGAAATCAACGGCAGGCCGAGATATCGATGCGGGCCAAGGTGCAGAGGATGACGATTGGGAGACAGATCCGGACTTTGTGAACGATGTCAGCGAACAGGAACAGCGCTGGGGCTCGAAAACCATCGAGGGCAGTGGCCGCAGTGCGGCGGCTATCGATATGCATCAGCTGCGCCACGAAACCGAGCAGGCGGATGCGGAGAAGAAGCGCCTGGAAGGACCGAAAGCGTCTCACGGTTACGGCGGTAAGTTCGGGGTGGAGAAGGACCGGATGGACAAGTCGGCCGTCGGGCACGAGCACAtcgaaaaggtggaaaagcaCGCGTCGCAGAAAGACTACGCTTCCGGATTCGGTGGCAAGTTTGGAGTACAGAAGGATCGTGTGGACCAATCGGCCCTCGGTTGGGATCATGTCGAGAAGGTGGACAAGCACGAATCCCAGAAGGATTACAAGACGGGCTTTGGTGGCAAATTCGGTGTGCAGCAGGACCGCCAGGACAAGTCGGCCGTCGGTTGGGATCATCTGGAGGCGCCACAGAAACACGAGAGCCAGGTTGATCACAAAGTG GGCTTCGGAGGAAAGTTTGGTGTCCAGAGCGACCGAAAGGACAAATCGGCCTTAGGTTGGGACCATGTCGAGAAACCGCAATTGCACGAAAGCCAGCTCGATCATAAAATT GGATTCGGCGGCAAGTTTGGTGTGCAGAACGATCGAATGGACAAATCGGCCGTTGGATTTCAGGAGCAGGATAAGATTGGTACAAATTATTCCAAAACGAAGCCGGACATCGGATCGGCCAAACCGTCGAACCTGCGAGCTAAGTTTGAAAACTTTGCGGCAACGGCCGAGGAAGAAGCACGCAAGGCTGCCGAAGAGCAGAAGCGTTTACGTGAGGAAAAGGATCGTCGAGATCGCGAAGAGGCTGCCAAACGTGTG AACTATTCATCTGAATCGACGGAACCCAAGAAACCGGAACGAAAGGGTCCAATCAATACGGGTAGAGAGACCGGTGTCAGTAGCGCCATAAACAACTTTAATAAACCACAAGCAGCTGATACACCGGACAAGACAAGG GACCCTATCGTGCTACCGAAAACGGACGAAACACGGAAGTTTGTGCAACCTGACGTTATACCGACTAGTGAACCGATTGTGCCGGTTGCCAATGCGGCAGCACCACAAGAAGCAGTGGCTGATCCTGAGCCAGaaccagctccagcaccagcagcaccgattgCAGAACCATCGCCCGTAGCACGCACCTCGTATACGGCGACGGTAGTAGAAACGACTGAAACAGAGCCAACAGTTCCGCACACTCCTCAGCCGGTCACGAGCAGCCAACCGGAAGCGGAGGAAGTGGAAGAGTTTGTGCTGTCGCCTGACAATCCTGGCATACAAGCGATAGCCTTGTATGACTATCAGGCTGCAGCGGACGATGAAATTTCGTTCGATCCGGACGATAAGATAACGCATATCGAAATG ATCGATGAAGGTTGGTGGCGCGGTTGGTGCAACAACAAGTACGGCCTTTTCCCAGCCAATTACGTGCAACTGCTACAGTAG
- the LOC125948568 gene encoding hematopoietic lineage cell-specific protein isoform X3, whose product MWKSTAGRDIDAGQGAEDDDWETDPDFVNDVSEQEQRWGSKTIEGSGRSAAAIDMHQLRHETEQADAEKKRLEGPKASHGYGGKFGVEKDRMDKSAVGHEHIEKVEKHASQKDYASGFGGKFGVQKDRVDQSALGWDHVEKVDKHESQKDYKTGFGGKFGVQQDRQDKSAVGWDHLEAPQKHESQVDHKVGFGGKFGVQNDRMDKSAVGFQEQDKIGTNYSKTKPDIGSAKPSNLRAKFENFAATAEEEARKAAEEQKRLREEKDRRDREEAAKRVNYSSESTEPKKPERKGPINTGRETGVSSAINNFNKPQAADTPDKTRKDPIVLPKTDETRKFVQPDVIPTSEPIVPVANAAAPQEAVADPEPEPAPAPAAPIAEPSPVARTSYTATVVETTETEPTVPHTPQPVTSSQPEAEEVEEFVLSPDNPGIQAIALYDYQAAADDEISFDPDDKITHIEMIDEGWWRGWCNNKYGLFPANYVQLLQ is encoded by the exons ATGTGGAAATCAACGGCAGGCCGAGATATCGATGCGGGCCAAGGTGCAGAGGATGACGATTGGGAGACAGATCCGGACTTTGTGAACGATGTCAGCGAACAGGAACAGCGCTGGGGCTCGAAAACCATCGAGGGCAGTGGCCGCAGTGCGGCGGCTATCGATATGCATCAGCTGCGCCACGAAACCGAGCAGGCGGATGCGGAGAAGAAGCGCCTGGAAGGACCGAAAGCGTCTCACGGTTACGGCGGTAAGTTCGGGGTGGAGAAGGACCGGATGGACAAGTCGGCCGTCGGGCACGAGCACAtcgaaaaggtggaaaagcaCGCGTCGCAGAAAGACTACGCTTCCGGATTCGGTGGCAAGTTTGGAGTACAGAAGGATCGTGTGGACCAATCGGCCCTCGGTTGGGATCATGTCGAGAAGGTGGACAAGCACGAATCCCAGAAGGATTACAAGACGGGCTTTGGTGGCAAATTCGGTGTGCAGCAGGACCGCCAGGACAAGTCGGCCGTCGGTTGGGATCATCTGGAGGCGCCACAGAAACACGAGAGCCAGGTTGATCACAAAGTG GGATTCGGCGGCAAGTTTGGTGTGCAGAACGATCGAATGGACAAATCGGCCGTTGGATTTCAGGAGCAGGATAAGATTGGTACAAATTATTCCAAAACGAAGCCGGACATCGGATCGGCCAAACCGTCGAACCTGCGAGCTAAGTTTGAAAACTTTGCGGCAACGGCCGAGGAAGAAGCACGCAAGGCTGCCGAAGAGCAGAAGCGTTTACGTGAGGAAAAGGATCGTCGAGATCGCGAAGAGGCTGCCAAACGTGTG AACTATTCATCTGAATCGACGGAACCCAAGAAACCGGAACGAAAGGGTCCAATCAATACGGGTAGAGAGACCGGTGTCAGTAGCGCCATAAACAACTTTAATAAACCACAAGCAGCTGATACACCGGACAAGACAAGG AAGGACCCTATCGTGCTACCGAAAACGGACGAAACACGGAAGTTTGTGCAACCTGACGTTATACCGACTAGTGAACCGATTGTGCCGGTTGCCAATGCGGCAGCACCACAAGAAGCAGTGGCTGATCCTGAGCCAGaaccagctccagcaccagcagcaccgattgCAGAACCATCGCCCGTAGCACGCACCTCGTATACGGCGACGGTAGTAGAAACGACTGAAACAGAGCCAACAGTTCCGCACACTCCTCAGCCGGTCACGAGCAGCCAACCGGAAGCGGAGGAAGTGGAAGAGTTTGTGCTGTCGCCTGACAATCCTGGCATACAAGCGATAGCCTTGTATGACTATCAGGCTGCAGCGGACGATGAAATTTCGTTCGATCCGGACGATAAGATAACGCATATCGAAATG ATCGATGAAGGTTGGTGGCGCGGTTGGTGCAACAACAAGTACGGCCTTTTCCCAGCCAATTACGTGCAACTGCTACAGTAG
- the LOC125948568 gene encoding src substrate cortactin isoform X1: MWKSTAGRDIDAGQGAEDDDWETDPDFVNDVSEQEQRWGSKTIEGSGRSAAAIDMHQLRHETEQADAEKKRLEGPKASHGYGGKFGVEKDRMDKSAVGHEHIEKVEKHASQKDYASGFGGKFGVQKDRVDQSALGWDHVEKVDKHESQKDYKTGFGGKFGVQQDRQDKSAVGWDHLEAPQKHESQVDHKVGFGGKFGVQSDRKDKSALGWDHVEKPQLHESQLDHKIGFGGKFGVQNDRMDKSAVGFQEQDKIGTNYSKTKPDIGSAKPSNLRAKFENFAATAEEEARKAAEEQKRLREEKDRRDREEAAKRVNYSSESTEPKKPERKGPINTGRETGVSSAINNFNKPQAADTPDKTRKDPIVLPKTDETRKFVQPDVIPTSEPIVPVANAAAPQEAVADPEPEPAPAPAAPIAEPSPVARTSYTATVVETTETEPTVPHTPQPVTSSQPEAEEVEEFVLSPDNPGIQAIALYDYQAAADDEISFDPDDKITHIEMIDEGWWRGWCNNKYGLFPANYVQLLQ, encoded by the exons ATGTGGAAATCAACGGCAGGCCGAGATATCGATGCGGGCCAAGGTGCAGAGGATGACGATTGGGAGACAGATCCGGACTTTGTGAACGATGTCAGCGAACAGGAACAGCGCTGGGGCTCGAAAACCATCGAGGGCAGTGGCCGCAGTGCGGCGGCTATCGATATGCATCAGCTGCGCCACGAAACCGAGCAGGCGGATGCGGAGAAGAAGCGCCTGGAAGGACCGAAAGCGTCTCACGGTTACGGCGGTAAGTTCGGGGTGGAGAAGGACCGGATGGACAAGTCGGCCGTCGGGCACGAGCACAtcgaaaaggtggaaaagcaCGCGTCGCAGAAAGACTACGCTTCCGGATTCGGTGGCAAGTTTGGAGTACAGAAGGATCGTGTGGACCAATCGGCCCTCGGTTGGGATCATGTCGAGAAGGTGGACAAGCACGAATCCCAGAAGGATTACAAGACGGGCTTTGGTGGCAAATTCGGTGTGCAGCAGGACCGCCAGGACAAGTCGGCCGTCGGTTGGGATCATCTGGAGGCGCCACAGAAACACGAGAGCCAGGTTGATCACAAAGTG GGCTTCGGAGGAAAGTTTGGTGTCCAGAGCGACCGAAAGGACAAATCGGCCTTAGGTTGGGACCATGTCGAGAAACCGCAATTGCACGAAAGCCAGCTCGATCATAAAATT GGATTCGGCGGCAAGTTTGGTGTGCAGAACGATCGAATGGACAAATCGGCCGTTGGATTTCAGGAGCAGGATAAGATTGGTACAAATTATTCCAAAACGAAGCCGGACATCGGATCGGCCAAACCGTCGAACCTGCGAGCTAAGTTTGAAAACTTTGCGGCAACGGCCGAGGAAGAAGCACGCAAGGCTGCCGAAGAGCAGAAGCGTTTACGTGAGGAAAAGGATCGTCGAGATCGCGAAGAGGCTGCCAAACGTGTG AACTATTCATCTGAATCGACGGAACCCAAGAAACCGGAACGAAAGGGTCCAATCAATACGGGTAGAGAGACCGGTGTCAGTAGCGCCATAAACAACTTTAATAAACCACAAGCAGCTGATACACCGGACAAGACAAGG AAGGACCCTATCGTGCTACCGAAAACGGACGAAACACGGAAGTTTGTGCAACCTGACGTTATACCGACTAGTGAACCGATTGTGCCGGTTGCCAATGCGGCAGCACCACAAGAAGCAGTGGCTGATCCTGAGCCAGaaccagctccagcaccagcagcaccgattgCAGAACCATCGCCCGTAGCACGCACCTCGTATACGGCGACGGTAGTAGAAACGACTGAAACAGAGCCAACAGTTCCGCACACTCCTCAGCCGGTCACGAGCAGCCAACCGGAAGCGGAGGAAGTGGAAGAGTTTGTGCTGTCGCCTGACAATCCTGGCATACAAGCGATAGCCTTGTATGACTATCAGGCTGCAGCGGACGATGAAATTTCGTTCGATCCGGACGATAAGATAACGCATATCGAAATG ATCGATGAAGGTTGGTGGCGCGGTTGGTGCAACAACAAGTACGGCCTTTTCCCAGCCAATTACGTGCAACTGCTACAGTAG
- the LOC125948623 gene encoding ER membrane protein complex subunit 7 homolog, with product MKSFTLFSAALLLTIAGQAVSGDNGMKEFDETVRYAIEGKVYPPELYGDADLTWQLDTQISINGGEYKGFLREDGTFVISSVPSGSYVVEIINSDYYYEPLRVEINPKGKFRARKLNYVQPAQVLQMPYPLKLKALTRFRYFQQREQWKITDFLFNPMVLMMILPLGIMLILPKIMSDPETKKEMENLNLSKMTNEMPEFSEMITSYLTGRKDPAPGTSAPEEKTKSKQSKKKN from the exons ATGAAGAGTTTTACACTTTTTAGCGCAGCTTTATTACTGACTATCGCCGGACAGGCGGTTTCCGGAGACAATGGAATGAAGGAATTCGATGAAACCGTCCGGTACGCCATCGAAGGCAAGGTATACCCGCCGGAACTGTACGGGGATGCTGATTTGACCTGGCAGCTGGACACACAGATATCGATTAACGGTGGCGAATACAAAGGATTCCTGCGGGAGGATGGCACGTTCGTCATTAGCTCTGTCCCCTCCGGAAGCTATGTGGTCGAAATTATCAATTCCGACTATTACTACGAACCCCTGCGCGTAGAGATCAACCCGAAGGGCAAGTTCCGGGCTCGGAAACTCAACTACGTGCAACCGGCCCAGGTTCTACAAATGCCGTATCCCCTGAAGCTGAAGGCCCTCACGCGCTTCAGATACTTCCAGCAGCGCGAACAGTGGAAAATTACCGACTTCCTGTTTAAcccgatggtgctgatgatgatactgccCCTGGGCATTATGCTGATTTTGCCGAAAATCATGAGTGATCCggaaaccaaaaaggaaatggaaaatctcaACCTTTCAAAG ATGACGAACGAAATGCCCGAGTTCAGTGAAATGATCACCTCTTATCTTACGGGCAGGAAGGATCCCGCCCCTGGTACCAGTGCACCCGAAGAGAAAACCAAATctaagcaaagcaaaaagaaaaattaa
- the LOC125948575 gene encoding dimethyladenosine transferase 2, mitochondrial, which translates to MIAVIAMNSHGIFCRLLCSTVFGRRLATHRSLATKVLKENAKTTRTKKLRTADTTASTTVADPVTVPKDVQDYFQARDASVLSLFPPNLLRKCSQNTERFYIADRSVSQQVADVLTRDLPADRLLVEVNPGPGLLTSELLKKHKQNLRVYETESCFESRLKTLGLPDDAFRKADFNGVWRLAYLDSFDGGQRAANLLNDLPHKRRWQDEVNFRLFSVIGSIKFLRYLMNSITYQNEFYSLGRYEMILVMSPLLFSHIASTKESGYKLYRGGTIVFQTYFEHELIGTIPRRHLVPWFHGSNTKKLRTLHQKLLQDGTDEWYLVKIMPRKNLYEYLPPDNLALFASFVTQHFVSRKNRIIPTLEHWIPNSGARLIMNSNYAKSQEKDKKPPVTLPCQLVKSVPLAANDYLEKMTIYTEFGELTPSQVLTLFNEFINWSEFHQSPFVQAVESQKPKQRSLRRLVEEEDTLVDAPDDVMATPIPKVRMRKS; encoded by the exons ATGATCGCTGTGATCGCAATGAACAGCCACGGGATTTTTTGTCGATTATTGTGCAGTACTGTGTTTGGTCGTCGTCTTGCTACCCACCGTTCATTGGCCACTAAAGTCCtgaaggaaaatgcaaaaactaCACGCACCAAAAAACTGCGAACAGCGGACACCACCGCCTCGACGACGGTTGCCGATCCTGTGACCGTTCCTAAAGACGTCCAGGATTACTTCCAGGCCAGGGATGCCTCTGTGTTGAGTCTCTTTCCACCGAACTTGCTCCGCAAGTGCAGCCAAAACACGGAACGATTCTACATAGCCGACCGATCGGTCTCTCAGCAAGTAGCCGACGTTTTAACTCGAGATCTGCCGGCAGATCGACTGCTAGTAGAAGTGAATCCCGGTCCAGGTTTGCTAACTTCCGAGCTATtgaagaaacacaaacaaaacctgCGAGTATACGAAACGGAGTCCTGTTTCGAGTCTCGGCTGAAAACCCTCGGCTTACCGGACGATGCTTTTCGGAAAGCGGATTTTAACGGTGTGTGGCGCCTGGCATACTTGGACAGCTTCGATGGAGGGCAGCGGGCAGCTAATCTGTTGAATGATCTACCACACAAACGCCGGTGGCAGGATGAGGTGAATTTTCGTCTCTTTTCGGTCATTGGTTCCATCAAGTTCCTGCGGTATCTTATGAACTCAATAACGTATCAGAATGAGTTTTACTCGCTCGGTCGCTATGAGATGATTCTGGTCATGTCGCCCCTTCTTTTTTCG CATATTGCATCGACGAAAGAATCCGGATACAAGCTGTACCGTGGTGGTACCATCGTGTTTCAGACATACTTTGAGCATGAACTGATCGGTACCATTCCCCGGCGCCATTTAGTGCCTTGGTTTCATGGTAGCAACACGAAAAAGCTCCGAACGCTACACCAAAAACTACTACAAGATGGTACCGACGAATGGTATCTGGTTAAGATAATGCCTCGTAAAAATCTGTACGAATATCTGCCACCGGATAACTTGGCTCTATTCGCTTCTTTCGTGACACAGCATTTCGTAAGCAGAAAGAATCGTATTATACCCACTCTAGA ACACTGGATACCGAATTCTGGTGCACGGCTAATAATGAACTCGAACTACGCGAAATCACAGGAGAAGGACAAAAAACCACCTGTTACGCTACCATGCCAGCTGGTGAAGTCGGTTCCTTTGGCTGCGAATGATTATCTAGAGAAAATGACAATCTACACGGAATTTGGCGAACTGACTCCATCGCAAGTGCTGACACTGTTCAACGAGTTCATCAACTGGTCCGAGTTCCACCAATCCCCATTCGTGCAGGCAgttgaaagccaaaaacccaaac
- the LOC125948539 gene encoding cell division cycle protein 16 homolog, whose translation MRTDTSTRSSDGQELVDVDSYRAIVKQATELRRFKTALFWAEKVTVLSNDDPRDVYWEAQCMFHLREYQRAAKIICSRELEKRNLLCQYLAAECMTEAKQYQAALDILSSVDSETLSVATTTVRDEGTDGSEITGGLGYDEPNRNEILASVYYLKGKVLEAMDNRSLAMDCYVQALNKSVYCTEALDALVQHDMLMAWEEKELLQHILGPQQSMEPERKILKRLYESKLKKYYESIVPLTNPEQTPTLPGNPIIWQELKEKMKNSKNTDFSRTSKSFLTPRQKSEQTKIMSPAKKLLEDIKNTPSYLIHTSLTRASLLGGGGFSGGSTALGDTGIANNSTRKETPIRFTYPLTSVTGASGIPYAQCMSKLENSIDLLTAEAEQYFYRSDYKRCMKILDAILKRDPYHRRALTVQIGCLAETRAINKLFYVAHKLVDFYPDDAISWYAVGSYYDLVGKSDHARRYLSKATSLDRLFGPAWLAYGHSFAKENEHDQAMAAYFKATQLMRGCHLPLLYIGVECGLTKNPEMAEKFFYQAMTIAPLDVYVLHELGVIKFENEQYESAEQVLRNTLDMVRSLSKQNGEHLSVRWEAVLNNLGHCCRKNKKYDEALEYHRWALSLNPLNAKTFTAIGFVQALTGQLSDAVDSFHKSLSLKRDDVFTTTLLKQVIEDLAEEQDVPFFSLESADDEENVDKDGTTVEDEMSVNSVEKPSNVRPHPIATDNVLLPSRVKLRFDECDSNVSALSDTSADDMSMDI comes from the exons ATGAGGACGGACACATCCACACGCAGTTCGGATGGCCAAGAGCTGGTCGATGTCGATAGTTATCGCGCGATAGTGAAACAAGCGACGGAATTG CGTCGCTTTAAAACTGCCCTGTTCTGGGCCGAGAAGGTCACTGTCCTCAGCAACGACGATCCGCGCGATGTGTACTGGGAGGCACAGTGTATGTTTCACCTGCGGGAGTACCAACGGGCTGCGAAGATCATCTGTAGTCGGGAGCTGGAGAAACGCAACCTACTCTGCCAGTATCTGGCCGCCGAGTGTATGACCGAGGCGAAGCAGTACCAGGCCGCGCTGGATATCCTAAGCTCGGTGGATAGTGAAACGCtttccgtggccaccacaACGGTGCGCGATGAGGGCACGGATGGATCGGAAATCACCGGTGGTCTTGGATACGATGAGCCAAACAGGAACGAAATCTTGGCCTCGGTGTACTACCTCAAGGGCAAGGTGCTAGAAGCCATGGACAACCGTTCACTAGCGATGGATTGCTACGTACAGGCCTTGAACAAATCGGTATACTGCACGGAAGCGCTCGATGCCCTCGTGCAGCACGATATGCTGATGGCTTGGGAGGAAAAGGAGCTTCTGCAGCATATTCTAGGGCCCCAGCAATCCATGGAACCAGAGCGAAAGATTCTGAAGCGGCTCTATGAGAGCAAGTTGAAGAAATACTACGAATCGATTGTTCCG CTAACGAACCCTGAGCAAACGCCTACCCTGCCCGGGAATCCCATTATATGGCAGGAGTTgaaggaaaagatgaaaaatagtaaaaatacGGATTTTTCTAGGACATCGAAGAGCTTCTTAACACCGAGGCAAAAGTCAGAACAGACCAAAATTATGTCGCCGGCGAAAAAGCTTCTGGAAGATATTAAAAACACTCCATCGTATCTCATTCATACGTCGCTTACGAGAGCCTCGCTACTGGGAGGTGGCGGATTTTCCGGCGGTTCCACAGCGCTGGGTGATACGGGAATAGCGAATAACTCGACCCGCAAAGAAACCCCCATTCGGTTCACCTATCCACTAACAAGCGTCACTGGAGCGAGTGGCATTCCGTATGCTCAATGTATGAGTAAGCTGGAGAACAGCATCGATCTCTTGACGGCCGAGGCGGAGCAATATTTCTATCGAAGTGACTACAAACGGTGCATGAAAATACTGGATGCCATCCTGAAACGCGATCCGTACCACAGGCGAGCGCTAACGGTTCAAATTGGCTGCTTGGCGGAAACGCGCGCTATCAACAAGCTGTTCTACGTCGCGCACAAGCTAGTAGACTTCTATCCAGATGATGCAATCTCGTGGTATGCCGTCGGTTCCTACTACGACCTCGTCGGCAAGAGTGATCATGCCCGTCGCTATCTCTCCAAGGCGACCTCACTGGACCGCCTATTCGGTCCGGCATGGTTGGCGTATGGTCATTCGTTTGCGAAGGAAAACGAACACGATCAAGCAATGGCAGCCTACTTTAAGGCTACGCAGCTGATGCGAGGATGTCACCTTCCTTTGCTGTATATCGGTGTTGAGTGTGGCCTAACGAAGAACCCGGAGATGGCGGAAAAGTTTTTCTACCAAGCGATGACGATTGCTCCACTCGATGTGTACGTGTTGCATGAGCTAGGCGTCATTAAGTTTGAAAACGAACAGTACGAGAGCGCCGAGCAGGTACTGCGCAACACGCTCGATATGGTGCGCAGTTTGTCGAAGCAAAACGGTGAGCATCTATCCGTGCGCTGGGAGGCTGTGCTGAACAACCTTGGTCACTGTTGCCGAAAGAACAAGAAGTACGACGAAGCGCTGGAGTACCATCGCTGGGCGTTGTCGCTGAATCCGCTTAACGCCAAAACATTCACCGCGATCGGGTTCGTGCAGGCACTTACCGGACAGCTGAGCGATGCGGTTGATTCATTCCATAAAAGTTTATCCCTCAAGCGGGACGATGTGTTTACCACCACGCTACTGAAGCAGGTCATTGAGGATTTGGCGGAGGAGCAGGATGTACCGTTCTTTTCCCTGGAAAGTGCCGATGATGAGGAGAACGTCGACAAGGATGGCACGACGGTGGAGGATGAAATGTCAGTGAACTCGGTTGAAAAGCCGTCCAATGTTCGGCCTCATCCAATTGCTACGGATAACGTTCTCTTACCGAGTCGGGTAAAGTTGCGATTCGATGAGTGTGACTCGAATGTGTCCGCACTAAGCGATACGAGTGCCGATGATATGAGCATGGATATTTAG
- the LOC125959226 gene encoding glutamate dehydrogenase, mitochondrial: MLRGAQAFSILRRQAHTIPKHLQSIPTEQDPPFSKMVEYCFHKACLVLEPQLIESMSKYPTMSAERRMARVQAILQIISNNSSTLQIQFPFRRDSGEYEMVTAFRSHHCLHRLPVKGGIRFSLDVCQDEVEALSALMTFKCACVNVPFGGAKGGIIIDPSRYSEKELQSITRRYTVELAKKNFIGPGIDVPAPDMGTTSREMSWIADQYGKTFGHRDINTMAVVTGKPLNQGGVRGRIEATGKGVYIATNCFAREANWMREIGLEPGLEGKTVIVQGFGNVGQYAAEHFHKAGCKVVGIIERDVSLHCPTGIDIKGLGRYKTEHKTIKGFPKATEFAGDLLLEQCDILIPAAVEKSITAENAKKIKAKIIAEGANGPTTPAADKILQERRILVIPDLYCNAGGVTASYFEYLKNINHISFGKLSFRHEAHNLREVLASVQESLRSAGVCVTVLPTKQLKHYFEHASEADVVSSGLQFVLETAGQGIMKVAAQHKLCLDLRTAAYIWSVEKIFKSYEEAGLSM, from the coding sequence ATGTTACGAGGCGCACAAGCCTTCAGCATTCTTCGCCGACAGGCACACACCATCCCGAAGCACCTGCAATCCATCCCGACCGAGCAGGATCCACCGTTCTCGAAGATGGTCGAGTATTGCTTCCACAAGGCTTGTCTGGTGCTGGAACCGCAGCTGATCGAATCGATGAGCAAATACCCGACGATGAGTGCCGAACGTCGGATGGCCCGGGTGCAAGCGATCCTGCAGATCATCTCGAACAACTCGAGCACGCTGCAGATACAGTTTCCGTTCCGGCGTGACAGTGGCGAGTATGAGATGGTTACCGCCTTCCGGTCGCACCACTGTCTCCACCGGCTACCGGTCAAGGGTGGTATTCGGTTCTCGCTGGACGTGTGCCAGGACGAGGTGGAAGCTCTCTCGGCACTGATGACCTTCAAATGTGCCTGCGTCAATGTACCGTTCGGTGGAGCCAAGGGGGGCATCATTATTGATCCGTCCCGGTACAGCGAGAAGGAACTGCAGAGCATCACGCGCCGCTACACGGTCGAGCTGGCGAAGAAGAACTTTATCGGCCCGGGGATCGATGTGCCCGCACCGGATATGGGTACGACGTCGCGCGAAATGTCCTGGATTGCGGACCAGTACGGGAAAACGTTTGGCCACCGGGACATTAACACGATGGCGGTCGTGACCGGGAAGCCGCTCAATCAGGGTGGTGTCCGAGGGCGTATCGAAGCGACCGGGAAGGGTGTCTATATTGCCACCAACTGTTTTGCCCGCGAAGCGAACTGGATGCGCGAGATCGGGCTGGAACCGGGGCTCGAGGGTAAAACGGTGATCGTACAGGGGTTCGGCAATGTGGGACAGTACGCCGCCGAGCACTTCCACAAGGCGGGCTGCAAGGTAGTTGGTATCATTGAACGGGATGTTTCGCTCCACTGCCCCACCGGTATCGACATTAAGGGACTGGGTCGCTACAAAACGGAACACAAAACCATCAAGGGCTTCCCGAAGGCCACGGAGTTTGCCGGTGatttgctgctggagcagTGCGACATACTCATACCGGCGGCGGTCGAGAAGTCGATTACTGCGGAAAATGCGAAGAAAATTAAAGCCAAAATCATTGCCGAAGGCGCGAACGGGCCAACGACACCGGCCGCTGATAAGATCCTGCAGGAGCGCCGTATCCTCGTCATACCGGATCTATACTGCAATGCGGGCGGTGTGACGGCTTCGTACTTTGAGTACCTAAAGAACATCAATCATATCTCCTTTGGTAAGCTGTCCTTCCGCCATGAGGCACACAATCTGCGTGAGGTGCTGGCCTCGGTACAGGAATCCTTGCGAAGTGCGGGCGTTTGTGTGACGGTGTTGCCAACGAAGCAGCTGAAACACTACTTCGAGCATGCCAGCGAGGCCGACGTCGTTTCGTCCGGGTTACAATTTGTGTTGGAAACGGCCGGCCAGGGTATCATGAAGGTGGCGGCCCAGCATAAGCTCTGTCTGGATCTGAGAACGGCCGCTTACATATGGTCGGTGGAGAAGATTTTTAAATCGTACGAAGAGGCAGGTCTTTCGATGTAA